CGCACTTAGTCAAAGCACCACAAACTAAAGAAGTAGCGAAACGTATTGAAACCTTGAAGGAAGAACTAAAAGACCTTCAAGCTGAAAATGACTCACTTAATGCAAAATTAATGAAGGCAGAATCACAAAGTATCTTTGATGATATTCAAGATGCTAACGGTGTAAGTGTGATTACGTATCACATTCAAAACCAAGATATGAATGCCTTGCGTCAATTAGCTGACCAATGGCGTCAACAATCCGTTTCAGATGTTTTTGTTGTCGCATCAGACTTAGATGGGAAAGTTAGCTTATTAGCTGCTGTTTCTAAAGATAAGGTAACAGCAGGTATTAAGGCGGGTGACCTTATTAAGGAAATCGCACCTCTAGTAGGTGGTGGTGGCGGAGGCCGTCCAGACATGGCTCAAGCAGGTGGAAAGAACCCGGCCGGTATTTCAGATGCCTTAAAACGAGCAGTCACTTACTTATCAGAGAAATAGCATTCAGACTATGATAATGGTTTCATTTCTTTGACCGATACGGTTGTAGTTTGAGTTTAAGTCCTGTAAAATATGGGTATATCATAAAAATGGGGTGTCTAAATGAATTCAAAAGACGAAACGATGTTATTCAACTTCGATGACTATCAAAAAGAGAATGTGAGAGATACCTTGACAACAGTCTATGCAGCACTAGAAGAAAAAGGTTACAACCCGGTTAATCAAATTGTAGGATTCCTCTTGTCAGGAGACCCAGCTTATATTCCACGTCATAACGATGCGAGAAACATGATCCGTCGTTTTGAACGTGATGAAATTATGGAA
This genomic interval from Jeotgalibaca arthritidis contains the following:
- a CDS encoding IreB family regulatory phosphoprotein; this translates as MNSKDETMLFNFDDYQKENVRDTLTTVYAALEEKGYNPVNQIVGFLLSGDPAYIPRHNDARNMIRRFERDEIMEELLKSYLSVTDREQS